The following nucleotide sequence is from Triticum dicoccoides isolate Atlit2015 ecotype Zavitan chromosome 7B, WEW_v2.0, whole genome shotgun sequence.
CGATGATTCAGCATGGATGTAAATATTGGACTGTCAAAAAAGATGGAGGTACTAGTATAGTAGTATGTTCCTTCCTTTCCCTTTAGGCCTCGTTTGACAGGAAGGGATTGTGGAGGTTTTGGGAGGAGGGGATTTCAGGGGATTTGGTGAATCCCCCTCTTCCACCCAATCCCCTTTAAATCTCAAATCCCCCTCCAGCCACACATCCCGTCCATATGGAACAATGTTTGACAGGAAGGGATTGCCATATTGAATTAAAATGGTGTAAAACAGTTAAAAATATAATCTTGCGACATAATTAAATTGCATATGCCACTTCTGATTTATCCAAGAACACTCTGGTTGCAACACACGAATTCCAGCACAAATCTTACAGTAGGACAACATGGTCAGAGCACACGCCATCATCTAACTACAGAGCACCGTCGAAGCCAAGTCTGAAGCTACTACTACAGCCGCTCCATGGTACACCTAATATACATAGCAGGCATGAAAGGTTCCTTCGGTTTGACAAGCGAAGCGATAAATGGAGAGCTAACTCACATTTCATTTTTCTTGAAAACAACTCACATTTGTCATTTTCAGAGTAACACCAAGCTGCTGCCATATGAAAGCAGACATGGCAGAGATCAATTCAATCACCAAGTAAAAAAATCAAATCACTAGTACAGGAATGCATCATTGTTTCTAAATCTCTGTTTGCACAACAGGATACAATGATTCATAGTAAATTCAGTAAAAAATCTAGAACATGCAGGAGGTCTGCAAATAACTAGAgttcaacaactaaaatatgaatgGCCATACATTGATGTGTTCAGAACAGCGGAAAACCAACACTACTACAGTATTACCATATAGATAGATCAACACTACTGCAGTATTACCATATAGATAGATCGATCAGTTTGCCAAAAGTAGCAACAGATTACAGTTCTTACAAACAACAAACCAACAAAGCGTTGGCAAACACCCAGCACACGTACTACTACCACTACTTGCAGACAGGTAGGCAGAGTCAAGAGTACAGATACAAAAACCAACAACACGCCATCAGTCTAGGAGGAAGTGAACTTGGTGAGGGCTCTGGTGCCCTCGGAGACGTCGTGCTTGGCCAGCTCGCCGGAGAAGACGAGGCGGCAGCCATGGCCGGGCGGATGGAAGAAACCTAGACGACTAGGGGAAAGAGGAGGAGACGAGGCGAGGTCTTACCACCGGGGAGAAGCCCAGTATGGCAGAGGAAGTACGCCGGCGTTGAGGGAGTTGGTCTACGGCGCGTTGAAGAGGAGTCGGGCGGCGGCACTGTGAGCAGGCGGCGGCGCGGTTTCCTTTCATCCCCAAATCCAGGCGTCCCCCCTCGAGGGCTCTGAACCGCGTGGAAAGGAGGTATAGGAGGGGGTCGGAGGGGGTTGGGCCGCCGAAACCCCGTGTACCAAACGGGCCCTCGAGGTTTTGCGGGGTTTCTGGGCCACGCGAGGAAATTCCCTTCAAaaccccctcgaccctctcctaccAAACGAGGCCTTATGGAAATGTTGTATATGTAATGCCTGAATGGCACATTCTGAtcggaagaagaaaagaaaaagttcACCAAAGTGGATACATTCCCTGCAACTGCAAGCAAGGAACCATGCCGTGCTTTGGCAAAAGGAAAGCAACAGCAAGATGCCAAAAGAAGCCTGTAACGTTACCATTACGCCACCCATCTTCTGCTCTGTCTCTTGGCAGTGCATCCCGTTGCAGAGCTCTAACACAAAATGACAAGGTGAAATTTCTGTTttgtttcaggcaagatgatcgagTGATCCGAGatacctttcccttgggctggGTTTTCTTGGAGATAactcttcttctcctctgcaagTGTTCTTCGCCCCTCCTCGACTTGATTCGCCCGTGGCGCTCCAGAGGTAGGTACTGCAACTGCATCTTATACCATCACCCTTATCTGCTTAAGAATTTCGCACGAGCATTTAAACAACTGATATACAATATAACAAAAAGCAGCGCACGAGCATTTTGCTAGTAGTTAAGCAAAGAGCAACTTTTCCCCAAGAAACTGCAGAGAATTTGTGGTTTCTAAATACCATTGATAAATGAAACACACTGATCAATTATCACTGCAGtttccaacacacacacacacacacacacacacacacacacacacacacacacacacacacacacacacacatatatatatatatatatatatattgtgtttGCTGTTTGAGTTGCTAGTTTTTTCCCATATTTCTGGTTGAGTCAACTCAGCCAAATGCTAGACCTTTTTACAGAGAGATGGAAACAGTTGCTTCCTGTGTAGTATAATTTTTTTTTACTAGGTTGCTAGAAGAGGGGGGCTTACAGGGAAAACTACCGGCAAATGCTATGCACAAATTGCTAATAAGGCGGTGGTTGCTTGCCTACTCATTACAACTAGTTTCACTTAACCAAACTGATGACAGTGAGATGATGGATTGTAATAAGGGTGGTAACTAGTATGTTTCTCTCTTTTTCCTTTATGCAAATGAAGTTTATGCGATGCCTGGCAGATTCTGCTCTAAAGAGAAAAGAAAAGTTCACCAGTGGACCAGCGGCGATCGACACTACCCACAAGTGCAAGCAAGGAATCATGGATGCATGCTTTGGCAAAAGGAAAGCAATGACAAGATGCCCAAAGCACATACCGTTACCATTACACCACCCATCTTCTGAAACATACACGTCTGCTCTACCTTGCAATGCGCGTTCTGTTCCTGAGCTCTACCAAAGCTCGTGCCATTGACAAAAGCAAAATCTTCCCTTGTTTCAAACCAAGATGACCGAGTGATCAGATATATCCTTGCCTGGGACTGGGTTTCTTGGTGGCAATTTTTCTATTCTCTGCAAGTGTTCTTCGCTCCTCCCCGGCTTGATTCGCCCTTGGCGCTTCTAGGAGGTACTGCAATTGCATCTCATGCATATACATATGTAATATATGATCTCATCTTGTCATAGGTTTTGACAGCGTGTGATCAGGAGTTTAAGCATCTTGCTTTTGTAGGGAGTGGAGAAATCTGTGCCCCATGGGTTAGATATATGTTTATCCCGGTCTTCTTCTGCTAGTATTAGTTTTccgtcaagaagttcaacatgcccaCACTGGTTGGTACCTCTTCTCCCCTCACCAAGTCCAATGCTTGATTTATATTTGTGTGTTCCTACATTGCTCATTTTAAGCATGACGTTAGCACTAACAAAATTTTGGACCGAAGCAACCCACAGTATGGACTGGTATTTTGTACACTTAAATATAGTTCCGCTTCATTTAAACTTTCAAACTGGAAGAATGCATTAACTGATCTCACAACTAAGATTGCATCATTTGTTGCTTTAGTTTAATATCACGTCATTTGTTGCTTTAGATTGGAACAAGTTTAATTTTGGACTGGAGTACCCCACATCAAACTTAGCGAGTATATGTATGGGAGAAACTGGTGTTTTGTACACTCGAATATAATTCCAGTCAATTTAAACTTTCAAACTAGATGCATACCTCTGCTAATCTTATCATTATGATTGTATCATTTGTTGCTTTAGTTTGTTCTTACGCAAAATAGCTATTAATTCAAATTATAGTACCAAGGTACGTATTGTGGCAGTTGTATGAAATAACAATTGATAGCTGCAGTATGTGAAGGATTTTGATGACGCCGTCAGACAAGTGGTTGATCTTTTGTGTGAAAGCGATGGTACTGCAGAAGGCAACATTAAAACATTCTTGCTTTGTGGTTGGTTCGGCAAGAGTGCTGGTCGGGCATTGGCAGGACATGCTGTTCTTAGAGCTATAGCGAAACTTCTAAAATCCACAATATGTGATGATTCTGACATGAGAAAGAACTTTGACAGAATTATCCATGTGGACTGCTCCCTGTGGAAAAGCAGCAGGACCATGCAGAGGACAATAGCAGAGGAGTTGAACCTTCGCCATGTAATGCACATATTTGATaaggaggatgaagatgatgatttCAGAGGAGTAGACAACAGCTCTAGAAAAGCGATACCAAGGATCGCAAGTTTGATTAATAAGTCTCTAAGAGATGAAAGATTTCtgatgatttatcatcatggaggaGATGAACATATTGATCTGGTAGAGTGTGGCATTCCTCTTTATGGTGAAGGTAAATTGTTATGTACCTATGGTGGAAGATTTTTGAAGACCAAGTGGAGAGAATTCAAGTTGATGCACACTTCTACTGATATTTTTATTTATGTGACGGCATATTCTACAAATAGTGCATCACATATTGAAAATGTATTGCACAAAGAAGCTGCTGGAGTGATTGGTGACACCGGTATTGATGGCATCAACACAGAAACAGTTTTGGATTGCTTCTTGTACTCATTATTCCTAACAACACGACTACCTGAAAACTTTACTGGTGTTGACTATGGTTGGGCGACTCATGCCTGTAACTACTGGATATGTGATGGAATCCTTGGTGAGGACAAACCATGGGAGATTGGCAGTACATTGTATCATGTGATACCAATGTTGGGCAATTCTACTTACGAAACAAGACACATGGCATCCTATTTGGATGGACAGAAAAAACCCTATGTAGGTTGGTATTCAGTCACCTCCAACAAACTAAGGGCAGAAGATATCTCTAATGTTCCTGGCAGTGCATCATCATATTTCTTAACATTTCAGGGAGATGATCCTGTATATGTACGTAATGATTTGTTTCAACTAGCCAGCAACAACCTCCGTGTGCTAAAGCTCTACAACTGCAGCTTCAATTTTGCATCTCCTCCTTTTCAGTGCTGCCACAACCTAAGATTCCTTTGGCTTGACCATTGTGCAAACACTGGGAAGGAGGAGCAAAGTGGAGGGCCAAGTTTTCCGTACCTGCTGGTGCTTGACTTACGTTTCACAGAGTATGTTTTCTTGCCTCGGATGATTGAACTGATGACCAATCTCAGGGAGCTAAATACAAGGGGGGTCTCGTGGAAGACTCTAAGTCATGCATGGAAAAAGCTACAGAAGCTTCAGAAGCTCCGATTAACAGAATCTTCAGATGTGGTCACGGTGGACAGTTGCTCTCCGGTAGATATGATGAACCTGGAGCTGCTTGACTTGTCACGAAACACTCACCTGGAATCATTGCCAACATTATCATCGGCAAGAAGCCTGAAGACGCTTATTCTTGATGGTTGTTCCAGCTTGGAGCAAGTTGCCCTGCAAGGAGCTCCTCCACTGCTTGAAAGTTTTAGCTTCGATGGTTATGGCCCAGCAGAGAATTGGACACATTCGATACACCTGCCACAAAAGGAATTGCGCCTCAAGTCTCCTTTAGCTCCGGTTGAAATAGTCAAGGTGACAAAGATCTCCCTACACGGTTGTGGTCGATTGCATAACATATTCCTTCGTGGACTGCCAAATCTGGAGGAACTGAACCTCTCTGGTACAGCCATTAAAATACTTGACCTCCGAGCAATGGATGTCCCGAAACTCAAGAAGTTATTTCTGCTGGGCTGTGAGCAGCTTCGCAGACTAATTTTGCATGGATCACCTAGATTGAAAGTGCTCCATGTGGACACACAGAGGAAGATTAGATCAATGATCTGCTGTGGAGAACAGGGATCCTTTGACATTGAGGTATGTATTGCTTTTACGGATGGAAGATTCATTTGGTCATCTGCAAAGGGACTCGTTTTCCAGACAGAAAACCTTCTCTCCAAGGTGTACCTCCTTATCTCTTGTATGAGCAGTAGCCAAGCCAACATCACCAAAAGTATCAAGAAGATTGGATCTAGCCGACAGGGTTTGGTTCCAACAAGGCCGTTATTACCGTATAATGATATTGCCATGGCTAAAGATGTTACATGCTCGCTCTTGGTGTGGAACTGTCAACAGCTCCAAACTTTGAACGTGCATATCGAGATTGGTAAAGGAAGCTATAATTTAGAGAGTATGCAAGATGAAGGGGATTTCACAAGTTTCGCAGCTTTTGTCGTTGAATCATTGCATGTGCATGACAATTGCTCCATCACTGCTATCCCCCCAACGAATGGGTCACACTGGCAGAGACTAAAATGGTGTCATGTTGAGAGGTGCCCCAAGCTACACTCTGTGTTTCCATCTCGGTATAGAACATACAACTTTCAGCGTATAAACACATTTTCAGCTTCTGATCTCCTAGTGGCCTATTGCATCTGGGGAGGCATCAAGAAATCTTGGGATGACCACACACACCATAGTCTCCAACAACTGCAGCACATATACCTGTACAATTGCCAAAGGCTGGTGTTCGTCCTCCCCATTTCCTTCACCTTGCCCAACTTGGAGACCCTCCAGATCGCATACTGCAGTAACCTCCGGCATGTTTTCCCATGGGACCACGAGTACACTGAGGAAATAGCATCTGGTTTCACATTCGACAACCTGAAGCACATCAAGCTACACCATCTTCACAAGCTGGAGCAGATATGTGAGGTCAAATTGACTGCACCTGCGTTGCAGTCAGTCGGCATCAGGGACTGTTGGGGTCTCAGGTGTCTCCCGGCTGTAACACGTCAAGGTCCTAAGCCGGTGGTGGACTGCGAGAAGGACTTGTGGGACAAGCTCAAATGGGATGGCTTGAGGGCTGGACATCACCCGTCGCTGTTCGAAACGCGCCACTCAGCCTACTACAAGAAGACCCTCCCGAGGGGCTCCTACCTAAGGTCCGTCGCACATTGGTTTCTTATATGCAATATACATAGATAGATTATAATGTTTTTTTCTACAGAAAATTTTTGTTAGTTGATTAGTAATATTTCCGCTTCTCGTTGTCCATTTAGCAGGTGATCTGTTGTTGCTCTGCTCTACGACACAAGGAATTGGTCTATGTGAAGCATCAGTTTGTTGCTGTTACGAGTCATCGCCTCACGTCTCCGAGGTGTTTCTCCAGTCGTATGTGTGTTTGCAAATTAAGTGTGTccgtgctgctgctgctacttCCACGGTGAATAAAGTGTGTGTTTCCTTTCTCACTGAGCTGCCTTGATCTTGGTATGCTGGATTGGATTGGTGTGTTTCCTTTCCACCAAGCTGCCTTGATCTCGTTATGCTTGATTGGATTGATGTGGTGTGCTGCTACTTCGACTTCGAGTGTTGGCTTTCCACGGCTTGGTGTGCTGTTCACAACCCtgctactttgtgttggtttgctgTCTGTTTGTAATAAGAGGGTGTGCGTGCATCGGTGCGCGTAAACCCGGTGTGGTGTGCGACTGATGAACCTGAAATTCAGCTTGGTTTGATGTATGTTTGCTTGACGAAACAATATATCGTATCATTGTGATGAGTTGTGTGATTTGCATGAGTTTGATTATCGGTTGTTGTCTACTATAATATGTTGAGCTAGGCTCGCATCCTGTCATTTGGGtataattttttttctctttttgtttTGCCAGGTCTTTCTACCAAACATGTCTCAGAAGGTAGAATCCTTTTGTTTCTTGGATAGAAACATGGTACTTGCCTCTCAGGGTAACATTTGTCTTATCTAAACTGTATGATTTATCCATACTACCTGTGATGTGCATGCATTTGTCTCTGTAGACTTGCTTTTGATATCACTGTATTACAACAGTTTACTTTTCTTCTGTACGTGGACTTGTTTCAGTGTAATTCCAACCTCTGTTTCATCTTTCATTTGCCACTAGAGGATTGTTAGTGCGCCACGTCGCGCACTCCATGATTTTTGTCAGCTAATTTGTAGTTTGGATTGCTCTCCAAATAGAAATCGATATTAGAAGAGAAGAAAACAGAAGGGCAACCCAACAAAAGAAGCGGTATAAATATTTTCTTTTAGCCTTAACAAGCAAGAGCAACATTACTGACCTAGGGATTTCATATCTGAAAATGGGGATGGATTAAAGTGCAGCCTAGAAATACCCTGAAACTGGCAGCAATTCTTTCTGTGCTCGTTGAAGGGAAGCACAAACATATGGAACTGAAAACGCCGTGCACATTCATATATAAATAACAAAATAGCTAAGAATCCTTCACCAGAAGTAGACGCGGATATAAGGTGGACGTTCGCTGGAGCAAAATTGGCAGCGAACGCCCGAGTTGCCATGCCAAAACAACTAAAAATCCCAAGCGTTTGTTAGGGACTTGCCGTCTACAGAAGGGAAACTTGCCATGTGTATGGAAGAATTGCCAGCAAACACAGCCTTCTCCAATAAAAAAAAAAATACCATCCGTCTCATTCCAGTCACACGGCTGTGTGGGTACACTTATTCTTAAGCGTGGTTTCCTTCAGCTATGCAGTCACCTCTTTGGGTTGCGAGAACTTGACACATCTTAACAAACGTTACTGCCCACAAAAGACTCTGCCAACGACAAAACCAACAGAGCACATTGCAAGAACCCAAACTATATATGGAAGCATAGGAATTCTTTACCTTCTTTACCTTAATCCAAATCTTGCGAGTGGAAACCGCTCGTCAGGGATATCGAAATCTTTCTTTGAAGATGTTTAGCATCCTCTCAGGTGTGAAGGCTAAAGAACACAAATGACCAGGGACTCCAATTATAACTGAATCTAAGGAGTTTAAACCAAAAGACAAGTGTTAAGCTCCTAGTGAAGTGTGTGATTTGAATCATGCACGAGCCAGAAGCAAACAGTAATCAACTAAGAAAACCACTGCATATATAATATAAAAAGGGAACTGTGAGCAAGATTCTCAATATATAGATAGATAAAACATTGAGATGTTTAATCTTCTGTGGAGGAGGGAGAATCACCATGGCCTCCACATTCAGGCAATCATCAATATATAGTTCTCTCAATACGAAATGCAACCTAAATTTAGCTAATAACTCATCGAGATTCTCAGTTCCGGTTGAACTCAGAAGATGGCAGTCAAGTAAATTTAGCTAACTCAAAGTGTCGCATCATATAACAAATGTGGGGCTGTTATATGTGTAAAGATTGTCGTCACTGGCAAATAAAACGCAATGTGCTGAGAGCAGAGAGAAATAGCACAGTACATAGTGAGCAAACGCAATGTGCTGAACAGAATCTAACTGTAAGTAAATAACTTGTGCCAGACCCAAAGTCCAATGAAATTCAGATGAGACGACTGACTTCAGGTAACCTTTTTGCTACTGAATACAGATGCAAAGCAGAATGTTTTCATTGGCAAATAAAACGAAATAAAATACATGCTTCGCCAAGATTACCTCTCAAGTTATTATAACATCATCACAGGTTGTCATCCATTATGTGGAGGAGATACGGTTGATTCTATCGATGTGTATTTCGAGATGAACTTTTTAGTTTGCAGAAAGTTAAGGGGCCACGATGGCACAAGCATTTAAACAACTGATGCAATATAACAAAAAGCACCGCACAAGCATTTTGCTAGTAGTTAAGCAAAGAGCAACATTTCCCCAAGAAAACGAagagaattactccctccgtttcaaaatagatgacccaactttgtactaaagttagtataaaattgagtcatctattttggaacggagggagtagtttccaAACACCAGTGATAAAGAAACACACTGATCAATTATCACTGTTTGAGTTGTTAGTTTATTCCCATATTTCTAGTTGAGTCAGCTCAGCCAAATGCTAGACCTTTTTACAAAGATGGAAACAGTTGCTTCCTGTGCAGTATAATTTTTCTTACTAGGTTGCTAGAAGAGGGGGGCTTACAGGTAAAACTACCGGGAATTGTTATGCACAAATTGCTAGTAAGGCAGTGGTTGCTTGGCCACTCACTACAACTAATTTCACATAACCAAAATGATAAAAGGGAGATGATGGCAACCAGTTTAGAAAACATTGTACTAGTGAGTGGTAACTAGTTTGAAGAAAATTGTAAATAAGATTCCAACTAGTCTGAAGAACATCATAAACGAATACACATTTGAAAATCAATtggggaaagcagtgctgaagcggtaaACATTCACAACTTGATGGCACATTCCGTCAATGCAGTTTGAGCTAATTTATTTCTAGCCAAGTATTGCCTGCGCCTGAGACAATTGCTAGGCAACCAACACTCTGATGTTAAAAGAGCGCGGGAAATCTGAGGATGGCTCACTGTTTATTTCATGACAAAAGATACTTCCCAACTGAACAGTCAACCGGCAACATCCAGGAACCAATTCGAAGGTGACAAAATAACAGATTCGATATACTACATCATATATTAGATAGAAAAATGAGATCTGAATAAAAGCGACTCGTCTTGACCAAACTACCTCGGTCTCATCATTCACTCGATTTCTTCCCAGTCTTCCACTTCGATGTCCGGCTGCAGCTTGCTCACAGATTGACCGGCACTTGGTTCTGCGCTGGATCCAGCGCCAACGCGAGGAGCGGAAGTGCTGGATCCAGCATCAGTGTGAGGAGGAGGCTTAGGTTTGTCGGCTGGCCCAGAGCTGGTTGCGGCATCAGGCTCCAGAGCATTCCACCGGTTTGAACTCGTGACCTGAACAGCAGGTTTCCACACTGATCCTGGGGAATGACCAAGCACACTTGTCCCTGGGGCACGACCAAGCACTGTCATCACTGCATGCGGGTTCGGCTTCAGCTCAGAGGGAGAGTCCTTCTTCCATGCACTGGCACTGCTCGCTGTGGCCAACCCTCCATCTCTCGGTGCTCCAACCCACACATTGCTTGACAAGGAGGCCTGGGTGATGCTGCTTGGGCAAAACATTGCAGCACCCTGGTAAGCAGACCCATAATCAAGCCGCCTCAGCGCCGTCGCAGCTCTAGCTGGATCACTGAAGACTGCAGCAGCATTCTTGTCATTCAGCCAAACCAATTCACATTCCCCACCAAACCTTAACACTAGAGAGTTAACATCAGCATCCCTTGGCAGGTCCAGCATTGCGACGACGAGCCTCGGATCCATGTCCACCATGGAGTCAAAGTAAGGATGGGCCGCCGAGACAGGGACACCAGGCTTAGAGCCCAGAACACGAGCAGGCACCTTAGACTTGGGTGTCACATGGACGGTAACAAAACGCTTTGGCTCCCAACCAACTGCCTGGACAGAAAGCTTCCACCTATCTGCAATGAGCCTGATAGCATCTCTCTTGTCCTTCAACATGGGACAGAAGACATGGAACTTCATGTTGCTTGAAGAATTCCCCCTTGTTTTCCCAAGGACCAGGAACTTGCACCTCTCCTCTATGGCCAGCACCCACTTTGGCTCACGCCGGAAAAGATCAGAAACCAAATCCGACGCATTTGAGTTCTCACCAAAATGCAATGCATCCAGATTGGGCGGGGTAATGTCGAAAGCTTCAGCAAGGACTCGTTTCCGCTCCACTTTTGCACACTCCTCATCACAACAGAGCTTCCTCTGCCCAAGAGGTACCCTTTTCCCATTTGATTCCACTGGTTGGAGAGCCATTGGCAGCTGCTGCATGACGGAGATATCAAACGTACTATCACCATTGTAGGCTCCACCGGCACTGCAGGGTACAGTTGTACTGATACGGCCACAAGAACAGGTAATAGTTGCACGATGTTCACATCTCACGTCTGGGCAAGGCGACGATGGGTGGCATGGGGCGTTGCAAGTGTGCTTGCATTCCCTCCTTGGGACACCACATAACTGTCCACATGAAACTTTGCCCCCAGAGCCTGAACTAGCTTCTCCATTTGCAGGCGGTGGATCACAAGGGGAAGGATGGCAAGGCCTGGCACAAGCATGCAGTCCACATTGACGGTTCTTTCCACAGGGCTGGTTGCATCTGATATCCTTCGAACCACAGGGGATGTTCCTTAGCATCACATGTCCTCCAACGCACTCTCTCATGACTGGCACAACGCAAGGTGGGCAGTCCCCAAAATGGCATTGATGCGAAGCTGGATGCCCACAAGGCTGAGGGACAATGCACTGGTGTGGGCATGATGGAGTTGGTGTGCCGCAAGGCTGCGGTGGCGGAATAGATGACCTGCCACACGCACACGTGAGATCATTGAATATGGTCTCACGGCAAGGGTCGCAGTGACCGCTGTGGCAGAGATGCTGGCATCCATGCTGTCCACACCGGAGCTTCTTGCCACATGGTATCTGGCAGAAATGGGGATCCATGCTGTCACCTTGATGCTGAGCAAATGGCTTCGACAGCGGGCAGCAGCACTCGCTGCACCGGTGCCTCCCGCAGTTCTTCTTGCGGCCACAAGGCTTGTTGCAACGGAACTCTTCCTTGGAGACCTTGTAGCACTCCACCATCTGGCCTGATGAGCCACAGCGGCACCTCTGCTCGACACGCACCAAGCACGGTGGGCACTCTCCTTCATGGCACGTGCCCTTGCACCTATGCAGTCCACACGGCAATCTCTTGTCGCATACCTTGTCACAGGTGGCGATTGGGTCCAAGCAGCTAGTCCTCTTCTCCTGCAGCCTTGTCTTGCCACAATGGCATGTGGTGACCTTCTCTGGCACAAGCTCGCACTCCCCGCACGGCCCTGGGTGGCAAACATCCTGGCAGGCATGATTGGCACATGCCAGGTTGTGGCCGCAAACCTCACTGCAAGAGAACACCCCATCCTTGTCCGACAGCTTCCCTTTCAGCACCATCTCGCCGCACAACAATGTCTCTGTTTTCTTGCCACAAAAGCACTGTGCAGGGTAATCAACCTCGCATTCCCCGCACG
It contains:
- the LOC119335324 gene encoding uncharacterized protein LOC119335324 is translated as MPTLYVKDFDDAVRQVVDLLCESDGTAEGNIKTFLLCGWFGKSAGRALAGHAVLRAIAKLLKSTICDDSDMRKNFDRIIHVDCSLWKSSRTMQRTIAEELNLRHVMHIFDKEDEDDDFRGVDNSSRKAIPRIASLINKSLRDERFLMIYHHGGDEHIDLVECGIPLYGEGKLLCTYGGRFLKTKWREFKLMHTSTDIFIYVTAYSTNSASHIENVLHKEAAGVIGDTGIDGINTETVLDCFLYSLFLTTRLPENFTGVDYGWATHACNYWICDGILGEDKPWEIGSTLYHVIPMLGNSTYETRHMASYLDGQKKPYVGWYSVTSNKLRAEDISNVPGSASSYFLTFQGDDPVYVRNDLFQLASNNLRVLKLYNCSFNFASPPFQCCHNLRFLWLDHCANTGKEEQSGGPSFPYLLVLDLRFTEYVFLPRMIELMTNLRELNTRGVSWKTLSHAWKKLQKLQKLRLTESSDVVTVDSCSPVDMMNLELLDLSRNTHLESLPTLSSARSLKTLILDGCSSLEQVALQGAPPLLESFSFDGYGPAENWTHSIHLPQKELRLKSPLAPVEIVKVTKISLHGCGRLHNIFLRGLPNLEELNLSGTAIKILDLRAMDVPKLKKLFLLGCEQLRRLILHGSPRLKVLHVDTQRKIRSMICCGEQGSFDIEVCIAFTDGRFIWSSAKGLVFQTENLLSKVYLLISCMSSSQANITKSIKKIGSSRQGLVPTRPLLPYNDIAMAKDVTCSLLVWNCQQLQTLNVHIEIGKGSYNLESMQDEGDFTSFAAFVVESLHVHDNCSITAIPPTNGSHWQRLKWCHVERCPKLHSVFPSRYRTYNFQRINTFSASDLLVAYCIWGGIKKSWDDHTHHSLQQLQHIYLYNCQRLVFVLPISFTLPNLETLQIAYCSNLRHVFPWDHEYTEEIASGFTFDNLKHIKLHHLHKLEQICEVKLTAPALQSVGIRDCWGLRCLPAVTRQGPKPVVDCEKDLWDKLKWDGLRAGHHPSLFETRHSAYYKKTLPRGSYLR
- the LOC119339504 gene encoding NF-X1-type zinc finger protein NFXL1-like, which translates into the protein YAPPHHRDSAAPLLPLPNPNPNPAPDSRPPPRRQRRPNHNNGRAPPPQERAPPSAPAPRQMRANAPAYAPRHERANAPAPAPAAAAAGGGAVPQLVQEIQDKLARGAVECMICYDMVRRSAPVWSCGSCFSIFHLPCIRRWARSPASASDDPASDAWRCPGCQSVQDVPARDIAYTCFCRRRRDPPNDLYLTPHSCGEPCSKPLDRADPAAAKGNDDDDVAARCPHACVLQCHPGPCPPCKAFAPERPCPCGKQSITRRCADRSTPVTCGQPCEKLLPCRRHRCDKVCHTGPCGECEVDYPAQCFCGKKTETLLCGEMVLKGKLSDKDGVFSCSEVCGHNLACANHACQDVCHPGPCGECELVPEKVTTCHCGKTRLQEKRTSCLDPIATCDKVCDKRLPCGLHRCKGTCHEGECPPCLVRVEQRCRCGSSGQMVECYKVSKEEFRCNKPCGRKKNCGRHRCSECCCPLSKPFAQHQGDSMDPHFCQIPCGKKLRCGQHGCQHLCHSGHCDPCRETIFNDLTCACGRSSIPPPQPCGTPTPSCPHQCIVPQPCGHPASHQCHFGDCPPCVVPVMRECVGGHVMLRNIPCGSKDIRCNQPCGKNRQCGLHACARPCHPSPCDPPPANGEASSGSGGKVSCGQLCGVPRRECKHTCNAPCHPSSPCPDVRCEHRATITCSCGRISTTVPCSAGGAYNGDSTFDISVMQQLPMALQPVESNGKRVPLGQRKLCCDEECAKVERKRVLAEAFDITPPNLDALHFGENSNASDLVSDLFRREPKWVLAIEERCKFLVLGKTRGNSSSNMKFHVFCPMLKDKRDAIRLIADRWKLSVQAVGWEPKRFVTVHVTPKSKVPARVLGSKPGVPVSAAHPYFDSMVDMDPRLVVAMLDLPRDADVNSLVLRFGGECELVWLNDKNAAAVFSDPARAATALRRLDYGSAYQGAAMFCPSSITQASLSSNVWVGAPRDGGLATASSASAWKKDSPSELKPNPHAVMTVLGRAPGTSVLGHSPGSVWKPAVQVTSSNRWNALEPDAATSSGPADKPKPPPHTDAGSSTSAPRVGAGSSAEPSAGQSVSKLQPDIEVEDWEEIE